The genomic region GGTTCCGCGAGGGATGCCGAAGAGGATGTCGGCCGCACCCCAGGCGATCATGCAAACGTAGGCGGCGAGCAGGCCGGGTGACAGTCCCAGGCCGACGACCGCGACACACCAGAGCACGGCGGTCACGGTCATGCTCGCGCCCGGGCGGTTGGCCCGGGTGATGCCGCCGGAGGCGAGGGCGGCAGCGACGCCCCCCACACCCAGACAGCTCATGAGAATACCGAGGGTTCGCGCGTCACCACCGAGGGACTGGTTGAGGGCCGGCATGAGTCCGATCGGAAAGGCGAGCACGGTCAACGCCATGTCGATACCGAACGCCGACAACAGTGGTCGGTGCCGGCCGACGAGCTTGAGGCTGGACAGCATCGCGGACAGGTGCGGCTCTGGTGGCGCATTGGCGATCAGGGTGGGGAGGCCGGCGATACCGATCAGTCCGAAGACGTAGGACACCACGTCGATGGCATAGCAGGAACGCAGGCCCCAGGTCGCGACGACGACGCCGGCCAGGACGGGCCCTGCCAGCGCGGTCAACTGCCAGCTCAGAGTGTTCAGGGCGCGGGCGGCCGCCACCTGGTCGCGGGGAACGAGCAGCGGCAGGATGGCCTGCCGGGCGGGCTGCCCCAGGGACGTCACCGAGGCTTGCATGACGACCACGACGTACAGCAGCCACACCTGTCGCCACCCTGCTAACGCCTGCACCGCAAGCAGAGCCACCAGAAACGCGTTGGCCAGCGAGGACGCGAACATGATGGTGCGTCGGTCCCGGCGGTCGGCCAGGGTCCCGCCCAGCGGCGTCAGAACGAACAGCGGGATTGCGCGCAGAAGAGCCAGCAGACCGGTGGCCGCGGGCGAGTGCGTGATCTGCCATATCTGAAAGAGCACCGCGAAGGTCGTCATCGCCGAGCCGACGCCGCTGGCGAGCGAGCCGGCGTAGAGGCGTGCGAAGGCAGGGCTCGAACGCAGCGGGCGCAGGTCGACGACCAGCTTGCGGATCACGGAAGTTCGTCGGCGAGGCGGTCGGCGAATGACCTCTCGCTCAGGGCGTTCGTGAGCAGCCGACCGACGTTGACGAGAGCGCCCCCGAGTTCCTCGTTGAGTGCGGTGACTGCCCGCTCGGTGGCCTCCCACTCCGCGCGGGCGAAGGCGACCGAGTCGACTCCGGCCGCGGTCAGCGAGATCATCTTCGTGCGGGCGTCCTGACCCGGCCGGGAGGCCACGAGGCCGGCCTCGACCATCGCGGCTATGCGCTGACTCATCGTCGCGTGGGTGACCCCGTGGGTCGCGGCGAGCGACTTGATCGTCATGCCCGGGTGGTGCTCCAGCGAGAGCAGGACCGGGCTCCAGTTCGAGCGGAAAGACTCCAGGCCGCGCTCCCGGTAGAGCTGCAGGATCGCCTGGTCCATCGTGCTGAGACCACGAAGCAGAGGGGATATGAGACTCCGCCACTGAGCCTCGCCGGCAGTTGTCATGCCGCCATT from Micromonospora lupini harbors:
- a CDS encoding MFS transporter — translated: MIRKLVVDLRPLRSSPAFARLYAGSLASGVGSAMTTFAVLFQIWQITHSPAATGLLALLRAIPLFVLTPLGGTLADRRDRRTIMFASSLANAFLVALLAVQALAGWRQVWLLYVVVVMQASVTSLGQPARQAILPLLVPRDQVAAARALNTLSWQLTALAGPVLAGVVVATWGLRSCYAIDVVSYVFGLIGIAGLPTLIANAPPEPHLSAMLSSLKLVGRHRPLLSAFGIDMALTVLAFPIGLMPALNQSLGGDARTLGILMSCLGVGGVAAALASGGITRANRPGASMTVTAVLWCVAVVGLGLSPGLLAAYVCMIAWGAADILFGIPRGTLVQLASPDEHRGRIAAANGIVGNGGPAIGDARAGLLASAVGAGPALVFGGLCALAATLIVSWKLPEARSYEITNSEEATMERC
- a CDS encoding MarR family winged helix-turn-helix transcriptional regulator, which encodes MDQAILQLYRERGLESFRSNWSPVLLSLEHHPGMTIKSLAATHGVTHATMSQRIAAMVEAGLVASRPGQDARTKMISLTAAGVDSVAFARAEWEATERAVTALNEELGGALVNVGRLLTNALSERSFADRLADELP